The following coding sequences lie in one Longimicrobiaceae bacterium genomic window:
- a CDS encoding RNA polymerase sigma factor encodes MTAHDTHRAIDAVWRIESARLIAALARRVGDVGLAEDLAQDALVAALERWPVTGVPDKPGAWLMAAAKRRAVDVFRRGKMLDRKHEELGRELETAREHAVEELDEALDDPVGDDLLRLVFIACHPVLSREARVALTLRLLGGLTTDEIARAFLVPEATVAQRIVRAKRTLTAARVPFEVPRGPEMAARLASVLEVVYLVFNEGYAATAGDDWMRPALCEEALRLGRILAELVPQDSEVHGLVALMEIQASRSGARVGPRGQPVLLLEQDRGRWDQLLIRRGLAALAQAEALGGALGPYALQAAIAACHARARTGSETDWERIAALYDALAEVAPSPVVELNRAVALAMAFGPAAGLALVDELADEPSLKGYHLLPSVRGDFLFKLGRLSEARAEFERAASLTRNARERELLMSRAAACNPLPVVPLG; translated from the coding sequence CCTGGCCGAGGACCTGGCGCAGGACGCGCTGGTGGCTGCGCTGGAGCGCTGGCCGGTGACGGGCGTGCCGGACAAACCGGGCGCCTGGCTGATGGCCGCCGCCAAGCGCCGCGCGGTGGACGTGTTCCGCCGCGGCAAGATGCTGGACCGCAAGCACGAGGAGCTGGGCCGCGAGCTGGAGACGGCGCGCGAGCATGCCGTGGAGGAGCTGGACGAGGCGCTGGACGACCCGGTGGGCGACGACCTGCTGCGGCTGGTGTTCATCGCCTGCCACCCCGTGCTCTCGCGCGAGGCGCGGGTGGCGCTCACGCTGCGCCTGCTGGGCGGCCTGACCACGGACGAGATCGCCCGGGCCTTCCTGGTGCCCGAGGCCACGGTCGCGCAGCGGATCGTGCGCGCCAAGCGTACGCTCACGGCGGCGCGCGTGCCGTTCGAGGTGCCGCGCGGGCCGGAGATGGCGGCGCGGCTCGCGTCGGTGCTGGAGGTGGTATACCTCGTGTTCAACGAGGGCTACGCCGCCACGGCTGGCGACGACTGGATGCGGCCAGCCCTCTGCGAGGAGGCGCTCCGACTCGGGCGGATCCTGGCCGAGCTTGTGCCGCAGGACTCGGAGGTCCACGGGCTGGTGGCGTTGATGGAGATCCAGGCGTCGCGCTCCGGCGCTCGGGTGGGGCCGCGGGGGCAGCCGGTGCTGCTGCTGGAGCAGGACCGCGGGCGGTGGGACCAGCTGCTCATCCGCCGCGGGCTGGCGGCGCTGGCGCAGGCGGAGGCCCTGGGCGGCGCGCTGGGGCCGTACGCGCTCCAGGCCGCCATCGCCGCCTGCCACGCCCGCGCTCGCACTGGCAGCGAGACGGACTGGGAGCGCATCGCCGCGCTGTACGACGCGCTAGCGGAGGTGGCGCCATCACCCGTCGTCGAGCTGAACCGCGCCGTCGCGCTCGCGATGGCGTTCGGGCCCGCGGCGGGGCTGGCGCTGGTGGACGAGCTCGCGGACGAGCCGTCGCTCAAAGGCTACCATCTGCTGCCCAGCGTGCGCGGCGACTTCCTCTTCAAGCTGGGCCGCCTGTCCGAAGCTCGCGCGGAGTTCGAGCGCGCCGCCTCGCTCACGCGCAACGCTCGCGAGCGGGAGCTGCTGATGAGCCGCGCGGCCGCGTGCAATCCGCTGCCGGTGGTGCCGTTGGGGTGA
- a CDS encoding M28 family peptidase, producing the protein MKRALHTLALLCASAGTLAAQAAPRAAATAKITAAEIDGHLRFLSSDLLEGRAPATRGGRLAAEYIASQLRAFGVEPGANGSYFQQVPIDVVGADPSTIRVSASGRATASFRYPEDVVVWGGSANETSAANAEIVFVGYGSVAPEYRWDDYKDVDVRGKVLMVLVNDPPAPANDPALFGGRAMTWYGRWPYKFEEAERHGAAGMLIVHTTDAAGYPWHTVVGSWAKEQRMLPRPAGSPAPLAFRGWITDSAAASLLSQAGLNLAQLRRQAESRDFRPVPTGITLNASFRNTVAHMQSENVVGLVRGSDPRLRSEYVAFTAHWDHLGIGPKENGDSIYNGASDNASGVADILAVARAAAQGPHPKRSLIFGFVTAEESGLLGSGYFADHPPVPIGSIVANVNVDGGNLLGRVRDLRVLGDTKSTLGPRLAAFIRPMGMRISPEEHPERGGFYRSDHFSFAKAGVPSVSIGAGTDFFGRPAGWGSAQEEEYTSKHYHQPSDEYRSDFDMAGAAQLAQIVLDFGTSLANSAIVPAWNANAEFHRPSSTR; encoded by the coding sequence ATGAAGCGAGCACTGCACACCCTGGCGCTCCTCTGCGCCTCCGCCGGAACGCTCGCGGCGCAGGCGGCCCCGCGCGCCGCCGCGACCGCGAAGATCACGGCCGCCGAGATCGACGGGCACCTGCGCTTCCTCTCCAGCGACCTGCTGGAAGGTCGCGCCCCCGCCACCCGCGGCGGCCGCCTGGCGGCGGAGTACATCGCCAGCCAGCTCCGCGCGTTCGGCGTGGAGCCGGGCGCGAACGGCTCGTACTTCCAGCAGGTGCCCATCGACGTGGTGGGCGCCGACCCGTCCACCATCCGCGTCTCCGCCAGCGGCCGGGCGACGGCCAGCTTCCGCTACCCGGAAGACGTTGTCGTGTGGGGCGGCTCCGCCAACGAAACCAGCGCCGCCAATGCGGAGATCGTCTTCGTCGGCTACGGCTCGGTCGCGCCGGAGTACCGGTGGGACGACTACAAGGACGTGGACGTGCGCGGCAAGGTGCTGATGGTGCTCGTGAACGACCCGCCCGCCCCGGCCAATGATCCGGCGCTGTTCGGCGGCCGGGCGATGACGTGGTACGGACGCTGGCCGTACAAGTTCGAGGAGGCGGAGCGGCACGGCGCCGCGGGCATGCTCATCGTGCACACCACCGATGCGGCGGGCTACCCGTGGCACACCGTGGTCGGCTCGTGGGCCAAGGAGCAGCGCATGCTGCCGCGCCCCGCCGGCTCGCCCGCGCCGCTCGCCTTCCGCGGGTGGATCACGGACAGCGCGGCCGCGTCGCTGCTGTCGCAGGCCGGGCTGAACCTGGCGCAGCTCCGCCGCCAGGCCGAGTCGCGCGACTTCCGCCCGGTGCCTACGGGCATCACGCTGAACGCCTCGTTCCGCAACACCGTGGCGCACATGCAGTCCGAGAACGTCGTCGGCCTCGTCCGCGGCTCCGACCCGCGGCTGCGGAGCGAGTACGTGGCGTTCACGGCGCATTGGGACCACCTGGGCATCGGGCCCAAGGAGAACGGCGACTCGATCTACAACGGCGCCAGCGACAACGCGTCGGGCGTTGCGGACATCCTGGCCGTCGCGCGTGCCGCCGCGCAGGGGCCGCACCCCAAGCGCTCGCTCATCTTCGGCTTCGTCACGGCCGAGGAGTCCGGGCTGCTGGGCAGCGGCTACTTCGCGGACCATCCGCCGGTGCCCATCGGCAGCATCGTCGCCAACGTGAACGTGGACGGCGGCAACCTGCTGGGGCGCGTGCGCGACCTGCGCGTGCTGGGCGACACCAAGAGCACGCTGGGGCCGCGCCTCGCCGCCTTCATCCGCCCCATGGGCATGCGCATCAGCCCCGAGGAGCACCCGGAGCGCGGTGGCTTCTACCGCAGCGACCACTTCTCGTTCGCCAAGGCAGGCGTGCCGTCCGTCTCCATCGGCGCGGGCACGGACTTCTTCGGCCGCCCCGCGGGCTGGGGCTCCGCGCAGGAGGAGGAGTACACCTCCAAGCACTACCATCAGCCGTCGGACGAGTACCGCTCCGACTTCGACATGGCGGGCGCCGCGCAGCTCGCGCAGATCGTGCTGGACTTCGGCACCTCGCTCGCGAACTCCGCCATCGTCCCCGCCTGGAACGCCAACGCCGAGTTCCACCGCCCGTCTTCGACCCGGTGA